TGTCCGCCTCCGGCGTGCGGCGCACCTCGCCGCCGAGGTCGTCGCACAGGTACCACACCTTGATCATCTGGTACCTTCTGGCGCGGAGGTTCTCGATCATCACGGGCGCCCTGGCCCGCACCAGGACGCCCGTTTCCTCTTGCACTTCCCTCTCCGCCGCCTGCGCCAGGCTCTCGCCATCGGCGATGGCCCCGCCCGGCGCGACCAGGAACGACCCCTCGCCGTGCGGGTAGCGCACCAGCAGGACGCGCCCGTCGCGCACCACGAGGCCTCCCGCGGCGATACGGTGCGGGCAGCCCACGCTCAGCCCTTGACCGGGTAAAAGTACAGATCCGTCGGCTTGAACTTGCTCAACCTCCGGAAGCGACCCTTGACCTTCATGCCGATCCAATCGAGGCTGGCCAGCGCCGGATCCACATCCACCAGCCGGGCCAGAAACAGGGTGTCCACTCCCGGGAACTCAACCTGCACCAGCACGTAGGGGCACTCTGGCAGGAACTCTTCGCTGCCAAAGTGGCACAC
The DNA window shown above is from Chloroflexi bacterium ADurb.Bin180 and carries:
- a CDS encoding NUDIX domain protein — encoded protein: MVRDGRVLLVRYPHGEGSFLVAPGGAIADGESLAQAAEREVQEETGVLVRARAPVMIENLRARRYQMIKVWYLCDDLGGEVRRTPEADREGITRAAWYTDEELAGETVYPDIVLTLGIEGVRTYRGPVFDPPVRVADF